Proteins encoded together in one Lathyrus oleraceus cultivar Zhongwan6 chromosome 5, CAAS_Psat_ZW6_1.0, whole genome shotgun sequence window:
- the LOC127081705 gene encoding uncharacterized protein LOC127081705 codes for MQKTNSNIETLRVQALSILCTPHPFLDFSCLSPIQDKVDPCCGTNDQISDDASFDFDNFAFIQDNLDPYCSTKKHINNDTVLDFEVFAPAQDNSQLHCSTNQQIQKSDEENNEEQEFSFACTNVKGMHIFADDIFENGKMRALLPTFDQSLQLFPTINNNASHIRHPLKNIFIKNYLSPQSISSGISKETQNEILQNITMKASSECYEKSNSTGSSNLWRFRQNLDLRSNSDHKDSFVILNPSESKTSIKPNVENIIIKKRKGEKPKNTLTAYEKLYVTNKARKGSNKRRSLLPYKHGLFGFFTNMHELSRNLHPF; via the coding sequence ATGCAGAAAACAAACTCAAATATAGAGACGTTAAGGGTGCAAGCACTATCAATCCTTTGTACACCTCACCCTTTCCTTGATTTTTCTTGCTTATCTCCTATTCAAGATAAAGTTGATCCATGTTGTGGCACAAATGACCAAATAAGTGACGATGCTTCTTTTGATTTTGATAACTTTGCTTTCATCCAAGATAATCTTGATCCATATTGTAGCACAAAAAAACACATAAACAACGACACTGTATTAGATTTTGAAGTCTTTGCTCCCGCTCAAGATAACTCTCAATTGCATTGTAGCACAAATCAACAAATTCAAAAAAGCGACGAAGAAAATAATGAAGAACAAGAATTTAGTTTTGCATGCACCAATGTCAAAGGAATGCATATATTTGCCGATGACATATTTGAAAATGGAAAAATGAGAGCATTACTGCCTACTTTTGACCAATCGCTTCAATTATTCCCCACCATAAATAACAATGCTTCACATATTCGACATCCTCTAAAGAACATCTTTATTAAGAATTATTTAAGTCCACAGTCAATATCGAGTGGTATTTCTAAAGAAACTCAAAATGAGATATTGCAAAATATTACAATGAAGGCTTCAAGTGAGTGTTACGAGAAAAGCAACTCAACAGGATCATCAAATCTCTGGAGATTTAGACAAAATTTGGATCTTCGAAGTAACAGTGACCATAAGGATTCTTTTGTTATATTGAATCCTTCAGAGTCAAAAACGTCAATAAAGCCCAATGTAGAAAACATCATTATTAAAAAGAGGAAAGGTGAAAAACCCAAAAATACATTAACGGCTTATGAGAAGCTTTATGTGACAAATAAAGCAAGAAAAGGGAGCAATAAACGAAGATCACTTTTGCCATACAAACACGGGCTATTCGGATTCTTTACCAACATGCATGAATTGAGTAGAAACCTGCACCCCTTTTGA
- the LOC127081703 gene encoding uncharacterized protein LOC127081703 yields the protein MQKTNSNIETLRVQALSILCTPHPFLDFSCLSPIQDKVDPCCGTNDQISDDASFDFDNFAFIQDNLDPYCSTKKHINNDTVLDFEVFAPAQDNSQLHCSTNQQIQKSDEENNEEQEFSFACTNVKGMHIFADDIFENGKMRALLPTFDQSLQLFPTINNNASHIRHPLKNIFIKNYLSPRSISSGISKETQNEILQNITMKASSECYEKSNSTGSSNLWRFRQNLDLRSNSDHKDSFVILNPSESKTSIKPNVENIIIKKRKGEKPKNTLTAYEKLYVTNKARKGSNKQRSLLPYKHGLFGFFTNMHELSRNLHPF from the coding sequence ATGCAGAAAACAAACTCAAATATAGAGACGTTAAGGGTGCAAGCACTATCAATCCTTTGTACACCTCACCCTTTCCTTGATTTTTCTTGCTTATCTCCTATTCAAGATAAAGTTGATCCATGTTGTGGCACAAATGACCAAATAAGTGACGATGCTTCTTTTGATTTTGATAACTTTGCTTTCATCCAAGATAATCTTGATCCATATTGTAGCACAAAAAAACACATAAACAACGACACTGTATTAGATTTTGAAGTCTTTGCTCCCGCTCAAGATAACTCTCAATTGCATTGTAGCACAAATCAACAAATTCAAAAAAGCGACGAAGAAAATAATGAAGAACAAGAATTTAGTTTTGCATGCACCAATGTCAAAGGAATGCATATATTTGCCGATGACATATTTGAAAATGGAAAAATGAGAGCATTACTGCCTACTTTTGACCAATCGCTTCAATTATTCCCCACCATAAATAACAATGCTTCACATATTCGACATCCTCTAAAGAACATCTTTATTAAGAATTATTTAAGTCCACGGTCAATATCGAGTGGTATTTCTAAAGAAACTCAAAATGAGATATTGCAAAATATTACAATGAAGGCTTCAAGTGAGTGTTACGAGAAAAGCAACTCAACAGGATCATCAAATCTCTGGAGATTTAGACAAAATTTGGATCTTCGAAGTAACAGTGACCATAAGGATTCTTTTGTTATATTGAATCCTTCAGAGTCAAAAACGTCAATAAAGCCCAATGTAGAAAACATCATTATTAAAAAGAGGAAAGGTGAAAAACCCAAAAATACATTAACGGCTTATGAGAAGCTTTATGTGACAAATAAAGCAAGAAAAGGGAGCAATAAACAAAGATCACTTTTGCCATACAAACACGGGCTATTCGGATTCTTTACCAACATGCATGAATTGAGTAGAAACCTGCACCCCTTTTGA
- the LOC127081704 gene encoding uncharacterized protein LOC127081704, translating into MQKTNSNIETLRVQALSILCTPHPFLDFSCLSPIQDKVDPCCGTNDQISDDASFDFDNFAFIQDNLDPYCSTKKHINNDTVLDFEVFAPAQDNSQLHCSTNQQIQKSDEENNEEQEFSFACTNVKGMHIFADDIFENGKMRALLPTFDQSLQLFPTINNNASHIRHPLKNIFIKNYLSPRSISSGISKETQNEILQNITMKASSECYEKSNSTGSSNLWRFRQNLDLRSNSDHKDSFVILNPSESKTSIKPNVENIIIKKRKGEKPKNTLTAYEKLYVTNKARKGSNKRRSLLPYKHGLFGFFTNMHELSRNLHPF; encoded by the coding sequence ATGCAGAAAACAAACTCAAATATAGAGACGTTAAGGGTGCAAGCACTATCAATCCTTTGTACACCTCACCCTTTCCTTGATTTTTCTTGCTTATCTCCTATTCAAGATAAAGTTGATCCATGTTGTGGCACAAATGACCAAATAAGTGACGATGCTTCTTTTGATTTTGATAACTTTGCTTTCATCCAAGATAATCTTGATCCATATTGTAGCACAAAAAAACACATAAACAACGACACTGTATTAGATTTTGAAGTCTTTGCTCCCGCTCAAGATAACTCTCAATTGCATTGTAGCACAAATCAACAAATTCAAAAAAGCGACGAAGAAAATAATGAAGAACAAGAATTTAGTTTTGCATGCACCAATGTCAAAGGAATGCATATATTTGCCGATGACATATTTGAAAATGGAAAAATGAGAGCATTACTGCCTACTTTTGACCAATCGCTTCAATTATTCCCCACCATAAATAACAATGCTTCACATATTCGACATCCTCTAAAGAACATCTTTATTAAGAATTATTTAAGTCCACGGTCAATATCGAGTGGTATTTCTAAAGAAACTCAAAATGAGATATTGCAAAATATTACAATGAAGGCTTCAAGTGAGTGTTACGAGAAAAGCAACTCAACAGGATCATCAAATCTCTGGAGATTTAGACAAAATTTGGATCTTCGAAGTAACAGTGACCATAAGGATTCTTTTGTTATATTGAATCCTTCAGAGTCAAAAACGTCAATAAAGCCCAATGTAGAAAACATCATTATTAAAAAGAGGAAAGGTGAAAAACCCAAAAATACATTAACGGCTTATGAGAAGCTTTATGTGACAAATAAAGCAAGAAAAGGGAGCAATAAACGAAGATCACTTTTGCCATACAAACACGGGCTATTCGGATTCTTTACCAACATGCATGAATTGAGTAGAAACCTGCACCCCTTTTGA